A genome region from Arachis duranensis cultivar V14167 chromosome 8, aradu.V14167.gnm2.J7QH, whole genome shotgun sequence includes the following:
- the LOC110274601 gene encoding uncharacterized protein LOC110274601, with the protein MLLDKLSSLNVVLSKLTQQERQFLSLETTSYIQILAAPTNSLNTVMTSQGRGRGRGRGGRFQAGGRGRGGRTRMQCSFCDKTGHTVDMCYKEHGLPPHLRQRNTNSAPVMMNYFNIGEATEDRNDGLGFNHPQLEEKKTIGSDFTPEQKEALLALLNKQEVQHIHSMNYILTQPQPPPHGDNLFEIERVKQTLHDRFRIKDIGDLKFFLGLEVARSSKG; encoded by the exons ATGCTCTTGGATAAGTTGTCGAGTCTGAATGTGGTGCTCTCCAAGCTTACTCAACAAGAGAGACAGTTTCTCAGCCTTGAAACTACCTCATACATTCAAATTTTGGCGGCACCTACCAATTCCTTGAACACTGTTATGACTTCTCAAGGCAGAGGGAGAGGAAGAGGTAGGGGAGGCAGGTTTCAAGCTGGGGGGAGGGGCAGAGGAGGCAGAACAAGGATGCAGTGTTCGTTTTGTGACAAAACTGGACACACAGTAGATATGTGTTACAAGGAACACGGACTTCCTCCTCATCTAAGGCAAAGAAACACTAACTCTGCCCCAGTAATGATGAATTACTTCAACATAGGTGAAGCAACCGAGGATAGAAATGATGGTCTTGGTTTCAATCACCCCCAGTTGGAGGAGAAGAAGACTATAGGGAGCGATTTCACTCCAGAACAAAAGGAAGCCTTGCTAGCCTTACTCAATAAGCAAGAAGTGCAACATATTCATAGCATGAACTACATCTTAACTCAACCTCAGCCACCTCCTCATG GGGACAATTTGTTTGAAATTGAAAGGGTAAAACAGACTTTGCATGACAGATTTCGGATTAAGGACATAGGTGATCTCAAGTTCTTCCTTGGCTTAGAGGTTGCTAGGTCTTCAAAAGGCTAG